The DNA segment GTGAGACGTATACTCTAACTTCTTCTTCTCAGAATACAGAACAGGATACTATTTAAAATTGATCAAATTTAAGAATTTTGGCAAATAGTTTACAAAAAAAATAAGTGAACTATTATTGTTTGAAATATTTAAATAAGTCAGCCTCAAGTAAGATGCGATTTCTCGGTCGCGCTGAGTGCAAGGTACACTCTCCGGGGTAAGCACAGCTAGTCCTGTCATGGCTTTACCCTATGGCTAGTCCCAAATTTGCGACATACCATGATTAGAATAGTTTTAATCACCTAACAATTTAGCTAATATCAGGTTTAGCATCAAGCCACCATAGCAGTCTCGGTGAGTACAGAAAAAACATCGTCCTTGTGTGATCAGCTAATGCGCCCAGTCAAAGGATCATAGATAGAAATAGTATAATTTGAAACTAATTATATCTTAACCGCCTGTTGGCAACGAGCGATCGCCTAAAATTAACTTTACAGATGTGGAGAAAGAATCAGACCCCAAAGGCGATCGCGTTAAAGTTATTATGTCTGGTAAATTTCTCCCCTACAAAAAGTGGTAGAATTTCAGTTATGAGTAGGGTGGTATTTTCCCCATCCTTTATTTATTAATGTTTGTGGGGCTAAAAAAATTATCAAATAATGGATCACAGATAATTACAAATAAATCCGCACTGCATCTAAATAGAAACTTGTATATAAACTTCAAGTATTATTTAATCAGCTAAAACTCTTGCAAGAAGAAACAATAAAATCCTCAGAAGATATCATTTTAAATCCTTATTACACCCAAAATTTAGGAAAAGCATATTTGGGTGATAGCCTAAAATTGATTAAATCCATTCAGGAAAATAGTATTAATCTCATCCTCACCTCACCACCATTTGCGCTCACCCGTCAAAAAGAATATGGTAATCCAAGCGCAGACAAATATATTGAATGGTTTCTACCTTTTGCCCAGGAGTTTAAAAGAGTTCTCACAGATAATGGCTCATTTATTTTAGATTTAGGCGGCGCTTATCTTCGTGGTCATCCTGTGCGGAGTATCTACCAATACGAACTTTTAGTCAGATTATGTAAAGAAGTGGGCTTTTTTCTAGCTCAAGAATTCTATCACTATAATCCAGCTAGATTACCTACCCCGGCTGAGTGGGTGACAATTAGACGAATTCGGGTCAAAGATTCAGTAAATGTCGTGTGGTGGTTATCCAAAACCCCAAATCCTAAAGCCGACAATAGAAAAGTTTTAAAGCCATATAGTCAGAGTATGAAACAACTACTGAAAAATGGCTATAAAGCTAAAATCCGTCCTAGTGGACATGATATTTCTGACAAATTCCAAACAGATAACCAGGGTGCAATTCCGCCAAATTTGTTAGAAATTGCCAATACTGAATCCAATAGCGCTTATTTACGGCGCTGTAAAGCTGAGGGAATGAAACCTCACCCAGCGAGGTTTCCCGCAGGGTTCGCTGAGTTTTTTATCAAATTTTTAACTGATGAAGGTGATATAGTGTTAGACCCATTTGCAGGTTCCAATACAACTGGGTTTGTAGCCCAAACTTGGCAACGCCGATGGATTTCCTGTGAAATTAATGAGGATTATGTTGTGGGAAGTCTTTACCGATTTGGTCAACAGTCAGTTTGAATTTAAAAATTAGATGGAAAAGTTTAAAATTATAACTAATCGCTCAAATCTCGCCATTCACCTGCATTTGATGAACTTGATCGGCTAACTCTTGACGGCTTTGATCATCTAGCTTGTCAATAGCTAACATCCCCATAAGAATAACCTCTTTTAGGGTTAAACGTGTCGAATGTGCCTGTTTTTGCACAATCTCCTTAATAATTGGACTGACACCAATTGCGGTACTAGCTCTAGCCACAGAATAAGAAAGATACATTAATTACTTCGCCTAAATCTTAGCACTTCCTACCACCTTCTTCTATATATTCCCGAAAAAACTCTTGTTGAATCAGACTGGCTGAGGAATAA comes from the Nodularia sp. NIES-3585 genome and includes:
- a CDS encoding site-specific DNA-methyltransferase; translated protein: MQEETIKSSEDIILNPYYTQNLGKAYLGDSLKLIKSIQENSINLILTSPPFALTRQKEYGNPSADKYIEWFLPFAQEFKRVLTDNGSFILDLGGAYLRGHPVRSIYQYELLVRLCKEVGFFLAQEFYHYNPARLPTPAEWVTIRRIRVKDSVNVVWWLSKTPNPKADNRKVLKPYSQSMKQLLKNGYKAKIRPSGHDISDKFQTDNQGAIPPNLLEIANTESNSAYLRRCKAEGMKPHPARFPAGFAEFFIKFLTDEGDIVLDPFAGSNTTGFVAQTWQRRWISCEINEDYVVGSLYRFGQQSV